The Triticum urartu cultivar G1812 chromosome 6, Tu2.1, whole genome shotgun sequence genome includes the window TTCGCAGCATGGCCAAGGCAATCCAGAACGCCCGAGCATACTTGCGCAGGTCCAAAATCCCAAAGCCTCCATACTTCTTCGGCCTACAGACCAGCTTCCCACTCACCTTGCATTGACCACCGAAAACCTTGCCGGATCCCGCACAGAGAAAGGCACGCTGAAGCTTCCCCAGAACCATAGATTTCAATCGGCAGGATTTTTTGTTATGGTCATCTTGAATCGCATTAATAATGACTAAAGGAAAGGGGTTGACCGGTTGAGGGAACATATAATCAATTTTTATTCTTTGTGAAAAAAGTCAGACGTGCCGTGTCTCAATCCACACCCCTGAACAACATCGAAAATAGTTCTGTTGTAAGTTTATGGTTTCTGCGCGACATATTCTTGTTTTCCTTACGTAGAATTCGAAAGGGAACGACTATATGTAAATCAAATGATTTTCTTTTGTAAGCCACTTTTTCTTTGATTCATGTTACTTCTAGTTTttcctttatttatttacttagTACTCTCTCCGTAAATTAATATAAGAGGATTTAGACCACTAGTTTACAAAAGGAGTACACATGTAAACTTGCACACACTTTTTCAACTTTTCCAAGAAAAAGCGCGTCACCGAAATGGCTGTCACAAGCGGCTATCAAAGGCGACCATGGAACGCGCGTTGAGTCCTGGTGTGCTGCGAGACGCAGGCTGCTCCGCGTGTTCGTCCCCGTGTTCAGTGAATCTAGACGTGTACGTATCTGGCTACACAAAACGCATTTTTTTTCGCCTCTCTTGTTTTCAGACAAGGTGGCTGGTGGAGGCAGGCTCCAGAAGTGGAGACGGATGGATGAACGATGGACCCATGTGGGCATGTCGCCCGATGGATCACTCGCCGCACCAACACACCACGCACAGCACAAGCGTCTGCCAAAACGTCTCCACTTGACAGTCGTCGACCAGTGGGACCAGGCGCTAATGCCGAGCCGCCTCCTATGAGGACACTGGATGAAGGTTCAGCCCAAATCCGATCGTTGGAGTCTCGAGGTGGGCCTGCCTGATGCGAAGAACAATCTTGCACCGCTGGTGTTTGCTCCACCTTGCCGTGCTGCGGCCCAGTTCTCTGCAGCAACGCAAGCTCGTCTGGGAAGATCGTaaattgtctcaaaaaaaaaaagcTTGTCTGGGAAGATGTTGGGGTGCTGGTTGCGAGAGTATAAAGGAGGTTGGAGATGGGTGGCGAACAAGGACGGGGCGGTGGCGCAGTTGGCTAGCGCGTAGGTCTCATAGCTGCATTGAGCGATCCAGTGGCTGGGCGGTGGGGCCGGCGCACGTTGAGGATAAAATCTGCCTTTTTTATAACAAGGACTGAATCATTCATCGTACACCAATTGGGGTGGTGGCGCAGTTGGCTAGCGCGTAGGTCTCATAGCTAAAATATGCGAGTGATCCTGAGGTCGAGAGTTCGAGCCTCTCTCACCCCATTCACTGTTTTTTTTTTGCCGTTGCAGCTTCTCTTCAGTTCAGTCGAATCAGTTTTATGTTCTGCCTTTGCAACTTCTTTTCAGTTCAGTTGAATCAGTTTTATGTTATTCTACCAATGAACTTCACAGTCGGGCAGAGGAAAAAACTTTTCTTTCACATAGTTTTCATCAAAGATTTGTGCTTCTTTTCAAGTCCAATTTTATATTCTCATAATCGTCGCAGCCCGCCAGAAGGAAATACGAGCGGCAAACTAAATGCTCGCAGCCAGGGCAAAGAAGAGAGCGACTATATACGAAGAGATTCTGCATTACGAAGGTCTTTCCTGACTCTTGCGAAAGAATGAAAGATATCAACACCACTGCTTGCTACGAAAGCGGTGTCTAGTGGACTTTTCCTAGTAAAAGTGTGTGGCCTTTTTCTTTCCTTATTAATCattatctactccctccgttcctaaatataagtttttttagACATTCCAATactgactacatacggagcaaaatcagtgaatctacactctaaaatatgtctatatacatccgtatgtaatccttattgaaatctctaaaaagacttatatttaggaacggagggagtatttcacAAAAGCAGTGTATGACCTTTGCAACATGTAAATCGATTCTTGGTTCCTCAACAAAAAAAAAATCAATTATTAGAGATTCTCAAGCCTTCTTCTGCATATTCTCAGAAAGAAAGGCATCCAGATGTGAGTGAAGCACATGTATGGCATTTTAACACCTCATTGTCCATCTTCTCTTTGTAGATGCAAAAGAACCTTTTGTGCATTGCCGACAAGAGAAAGCAGATGCAAAGCAGCCACAGGCCACAAGGATCTCAACATAACCAGATGCcaagtactctctccgttccaaaatagatgactcaactttatactaGCTTTAGGAGGGAGTAGCCACTAGACACAAGGATCTCAACATAACCAGATGCTGCAAACCTGCTAAACCAAAGGCCCCACCAACGGCAGCCACCGCCTCTAGTTACATTACACTTTCCAAACCAAATGGCTGCCACTAATCACGAGTCATCTACGCAGCATGCTCTGTACAAGAGGTTGTCCGCAGAATTTGCAGCGAAAGGAGAAGTGTTCAAAAACACACACATTGCAGAAGACATGCTTTTCCTTGTTATTCATTTACTTTTGACCCGGGCGGGTTGAATGAATCCTGGGAGCGCCTTGCTCAGCCCGATTTCTTATGTCTGATCTCGATGCCCTGCACGATGAGGCCGCTCTTCCACCTCCCACTTTTGGTCTCCGTCAGGCTGATGGACACCTCGCCGTCGTCGCCCCCCTCGCTGAAGAACTCGCCCAGCTCCAGCTCCAGCCACCCGTCGGCTCTTTTCTGAGGGAACGTGACATTCTCTTTGTGAGATACTACGCGCCTGTCCGTCAGCTCCCTATAGTActcgtcgtcgtcctcatcctcctcctcatcgtcctcgtcctcctcatcctcttcctcctcctcctcctcctcgtacTCGTACTCGtactcgtcctcgtcctcgtccccGTCGTCAGCTTGTAGGCAAACCTTGCGGGTCAAGTTGGTTGCTCCGAAACTGACCGATGCCTCCTGGACAGGAAAATTCAGCCCATAGGAATTTTCGTCCATCTGGAAGACCATGTAGGCGGCATAGGTTGTGCCTTGGGAGAGCATCTTGCCATGTATCTTCCCGTGGATCTCGAACCAGCAAACATTCAAGAGTTCAGCACCTTCGGAGAACCTGTGGCGAACATATGGTTAGAACTTGTAAAGAAGACGAAAACCAATCAACAATATGAGTTGAACTGAATCTCAAATACTCAAAAGAAGTCTACAGTGAACAAGGTACACCGTTGAGTCGTATTCTCTAGTCATTTATGACTCTAGTTGTAAAGGGCGTGCGCTTTGCTTTTGAAAGTAATAAAATAAAAGCAAATGCTTATGTGTGAAGCAACAAGGACTTGTCATGTACGGGAGTACTCTGATTTCAAAGTGAAACTGACTGCGACTTAACCTCTTTCAAATAACTGAAGATCGTTGAAAACCGATATCAAGCATTATTCCAAAATTTGCTAGTGAGGAACCATGTCGAAATCCCCATTCTGGGTTTTTATCCACAGGGTAGTTTAATCTTCCATCCTACAACTTACACTCCTGTGGATTGCACCAATCAACCACGAAATGAATTGCAATCGAGTGAGATCACAATGCAACAGCAAAATCAAATCAAATGCAGTTGCAGTCAGGTAAGAATAAGATAACAGCAAAGAAACCATCAGATAATAACAAGATAACAGCATAGAAACATTCACAGCACAAAATACTCTAGTGTGAGCCAGTCACATCCTTTACAGAAAGTGTGTTCTATGTGCTGCCTATAGTTCACATAAACAAAGCTGAAAAGGCCCTTAGCTTTTGAGAGTAAGGAATATAAAACTAGCACCAAAAGTTCGCTTATGTGTGAACTGTGAAGTAACCAGGACTTTGGAATGTTAGAGCATTATTCCGGTATCCAAATGAAACTGACGTCAACTTGGTCCCTTTCAAACGGTTTCAAGATGACCAAAAACTGATTTCAAGCATTGTGCTTGTTCTAAAAACTTGCTGCCACCCGGGAACTATGCCGAAATCCCCTTTGTGGGTTTTGGGTTTTGGTTCACAGGTCCTTCCTACCAGTTACGCTGTTGCAGGTTGCACGAATTAACATGGTCAAATTAATTGCAATCGAAATGGTGCGACCACGAATCAAATCAAATGCAATTGCAGTTAGATGAGAATAAGATCATCACCATGCAGCAACATTCAGAAACACGGAAGAGCGAACGAACCTGGAGTCTTGGAGTGGAATCCAGGTCCAGTACTCGGGCGTGTTCCCCCACACGATGAAGAGGTTCCTAGCGGACAGCATGTAGCATTTGGCGCCGGTCTCCCTGTCCAGCCACACGCTCTGCGGGCGCGCGGACAACCACCACCAATTGGTCAGCGATCGGCCGAGGAACCGAATCTGGTAGAGGAGTTTGGGGGATGGGCGTGCGCGCGCGTACCACGAGCCTGTCCTGGAGGAGGGCGGGGCCGGCGGAGAGACGGAGGAAGAGCTCCTTCTTGGACGAGTGCGGGGCGGGGGCCGGCGGCTCCCCGTCGGCGAGCGGCGGGAGGCCGCCGGGGGGCAGGAAGCGGGCCCAGACGTCGTCGGAGTCGGCCGCGGCGCGGAAGGCCGGGGACACCGCCGCGGCCCGGCAGGCGTCGCGCGGGGACGTGCGGGCCAGCGCCGCAGAGAGGAGCTCCTCCGGCAGGCGCGCGATCTCGCAGGCCTCCTCCATCGGTTCCTCCGTCCGCCGGCCGGCCGGTGTCTTCTGGTCCGAGAGTTGGGACTGGTTTGGGGATGATGGGGATGGGGATGGAGATCGCAGTCGCCACGGATTTGATTCTTGTATGTGTTCGGGTGTGGGCGTGGAGAACGCGGGCGGAGGCTTAGCGACGAAGCACGACGGAGAAGCAGCGGTTCGATTGTGGATTAATTTGGGATTAATTTGGCACTACGTGGTGAAGACTCTCTTCGCATACGTGTGGCTCGTCTATGTCAACGCAACGTACACGAGGCGAGAGAATATCACATGAAAATCAAGTTTTTTTTAACTTGGCTCATTGAAGTCATTTTGTTAACAAGCTTAGATTAAAACTCGACTCCACCCGTTAGTCACCAAAATTGAGTTGAGCCGAGTCACGGGCTACTCCTTTATCTTGTGATTTTCGAGTTAAAATTCCATCCCTAGCTCTGGGCCACCAGGGAAGAACCGCATTGCATTTGATAAGAAGAAAAATCGTACAACATAAGGGCAACTTCATCAGGGATCATCAAACCATCTTAACATTTGGAACATTTTTTTGCCATCCAGCATGGTTCCTTAAACACGTGTGGACGCGTTCGGGCTTTCAGAATCCCGCCAACCGGTCACCACTTGTGAAAGGTTTGAGAGAGTCCGGACCTCCGCCATGTAGGCATCCGACACCTCGGCCTACCCAAATCATGTCTTTTGGACCCCTTTCCCCTCACCCCGTCCCTCCCCCTTGCTTCATATCCACACTATTCCATTTGAACATCGTAGCTCTACCACCTTGGCTGTCGCACATGCCTTGCTGAACGTTTGCTGCCCCACCCACGTGCCTGTCCGCCTTGAACTACGACACCATTGATCACCCCCATACTCGTCCATTGCCAGGTATCCTCCGCCCCCATCCATGATGGACACCACGCCTGGCAAACTATTCGGTTGGTCAGTAGTGCGGACTTTGTAGGCATGAAGTAAGGGGGCGCGTTTTTTTTTTGTGGCAAAATATGCATTTTTGGTTTCATGAGCAAAAGCACTTTGCTTCGTGCAACTTGCATATGATCTATGATCATAATGTGAAGTCTCTATCTCATTTGTGGTAAACTATCTCAAACTCCGCCATGAAGTATTGCGGTGCGATCGCACGAGTGGAAAGAAGGTCGCCACCGGGTGCGTGAATCATGGTGATAGTAGGTTTTGCTCTTGTTGCTCAACATGTTGGTCAATTCATTGAATAACACTCAATGTTGTAACTTGATGATCATGTTATTGCATAGCCCGCACGCGCTGCcgtatctatctatctatctatctatctatctacttctatatctatatctatatctatatctatatatACTTCTATAAAAGCACGAAGTGCGGAGATCCAAAACAATTACATCCATCCATACATGAGATCCTACAGCCCATAATGCTCAGATTTTTAATGTTAATTGCAATTAGGGCTCTCTCCATTCGCACGCCTGCATCCCACTTCTCCACCTCCAACGCACGGTTACGATCGCTAACCCAGCCCCGCTGTTAAAAAAAAATCGTTCGCAGCGCACGACCTCTcaccacatcctcctcctcccgcgCCGTTCGCCGCCCCCGCAAACACCCGCAGCTGTTAGCCGCCGGAGCCGCCCTTCGCCGCGAGAGCCGCCGCAGGAGCCTCCGCGGCAGCCCCTCGCCGCCGGAGCCGCTCGCAGCTGGTCGCCCTCTACCCCTTGACGGATGTGAGGGCGGTCCTCTTCTACCTCCCCCGAGTTGAATGGCCGCCCCCACTATCCGATGTCCGCGAACGCGTCCATGGACATTTTGTGTGTCCGATTTGATGATCTATATTGGAGTTTCCCTAAcctgctactccctccgttccaaattacttgtcgcagaaatggatgtatctagaactaaaatacatctagatacatccatatctgcGACAAAGTAATtcagaatggagggagtattagtTTCCACGCTGAATTTCCGATGCACAATGCCACCAGCCTCACCCTCTATGTAACTATGGATGCAAGAGAAGTCTGGCCTTGTATCTTGCCGCGGATTTCCATCCAGGTAACACCCGGGAGTTGAGCGACTTCTGATGCGATTTTGTAGAAAACCGTTTCCTACAGGCACTCTCATTTCTTTCACATAAAATTTCCTCACATGCCAACTCCTTGGAAAGCCTTGTTCATTTGAATCAATCAATTTTATGCTCCTTTCCTTCACATACTTTTACCCTCAAAAGGCTTGTGCTTCTTTTTGAATCCAAGTTTATCTTCTTCTAATCTTTATCATTCACAGACGGCCGAAAGAAGAAAACTAGATGCTCGCAAAGAAGAGTGAGTGACACGAGATTCTGTTACAAAGATCTTTCCTGCCTCTTTCTAAGAATGAAAGCTATCAACACCACCTCATCTTTCCAGAAAAAAGCAGTGCATGAGCTACAGATACGCAAGCGTTTAGCATATTCTCAGAAGAAAAAAGGCATCCAGATGTGAGTGAGAAATGAGAATGCATGGCATTTTGGCACCTTATATCTCTCTCTGCAGATACACAAAAGAACCTTTTGTGCATTGCCGACAAGAGGAAGCATATGCAAAGCAGCCACAGGCCACAAGGATCTCAACATAACCAGATGCCAAGTAGCCACTAGACATAAGGATCTCACGTAACCAGATGCAAAGCTGCTAAACCAAAGCGCCACCAACGTCTGAATCAATTGTCGTATAACAAACCAAATGtctgtcactcatgagtcatctGTACAAGAAGTTGTGTGCAGAATTAGCAGCAAAAGGAGAAGTGCTCAAAAACACACATTACAGAAGATATGCTTTTCCTTATTATTCATTTACTTTGACGCGGGCGAGTTGAATGAATCCTGGGAGCGCCTCGCTCAGCCAGACTTCTTACGTCTGATCTCGATGCCCTGCACGATGAGGCCGCTCTTCCACTTCCCGCTTTTGGTCTCCGTCAGGCTGATGGACACCTCGCCGTCATCGCCCCCCTCGTTGAGGAACTCGCCCAGCTCCAGCTCCATCCACCCGTCGGCTCTTCTCTGAGGGAGCGCGGCATTCTCTTCGTGAACTACGCGCCGGTTCGTCAGCGACCGATAGTACTCGTCaacgtcctcctcctcctcctcgtacTCATCGTCGTCGCCCTCATCGTAATGCGTGTTCTCGTCCGCCTCGCCAGCTTGTAGGCAAACCTCGCGGGTCAAGTTGGTTGCTCCGGAACTGACCGATGCCTCCTGAACAGGAAAATTCAGCCCATAGTAATAATCGGCCATCTTGAAGACCATGTAGGCGGCATAGGTTGTGTCTTGGGAGAGCATATTGCTATGTATCTTCCCGTGGATCTCAAACCAGCAAACATCCACGAGTTCAGCACCTTCGGAGAACCTGTCGCGAACATATGGTTACAACTTGTAAAGAAGACGATGATCAATGAATAACATGAGTTGAAGACAACCATCTAGTTGTAAAGAAGACAAAAACCAACCAACAACATGAGTTGAAGACAACCATCTAAGTTGTAAAAAAGACCAAACCAATCAACAACATGAGTTGAAGACAACCATCTAGCATTGCAGAAAATTCCATAACTTATTCCGTAAGTGAGTTAGAATCAACTACCACACTTTTCATGACTATCTTTTTTACGTGTAGCTTGGTGAATAATAGCGACACAAAATACTCAAAAGAAGTCTACAGTGAACAAGGTACGCGGTAGAGTCGTATGTTTTCATGTACCGCAGCACGTACTCTGATCTCAGATTGAAACTGGCTGCGTCTTAACCTCTTTCAAATAATTGAAGATCATCAGAAACCGATTTCAAGTATTATTTTAAATTTTGCTAGTCAGGAGCCATGTCGAAATACCCATTCTGGGCTTTTATCCACAGGGTAGTTTAATCTACCACCCTACAACTTACACTGCTGTGGATTGCACCAATTAACCCCGGAATGAATTGCAATCGAGTTAGATCACAATGCAACAGCAAAATCAAATCAAATGCAATTGCAGCCAGTTAAGGATAAGATAACAGCATAGAAACAGTCAGATAAGAACAAGATGATATCACAGAAACATTCACAGCACAGAATACTCAAAGAACTCTAGTGTGAACCAGGAGTCACATCCTTTACACAAAGTGTGGTCTATGTGCTGCCTATAGTTCGTATTTAAACAAATTTGAAAAGGCCCTTAGCTTTTGAAAGTAAGGAATATAAAACTAGCACCAAGTTTGCTTATGTGTGAAGTAACCAGGACTTTGGAATGTACAACATTAGTCCGGTACCCAAATGAAAGTGACTTCAACTGAGTCCCTTTCAAACAGTTTCAAGATCACCAAAATTCAACTGATTTCAAGCATTGTGCTTATTCTAAAACTTGCTACAGAAATGGCGCGACCACGAAGCAACGGTACAGTAAAATCGAATGCAATTGCAATTAGATGAGAATATCATCACCAGGCAGCAACATTCAGACACACAAGCTATATGTATGTGTGGGTATGGAGAGAGCGACGAGCGAACCTGGAGTCTTCAAGTGGGATCCATGTCCAGTACTCGGGCGTGTTCCCCCACACGATGAAGAGGTTCCTGGCGGACAGCATGTAGCATTTGGCGCCGGTCTCCCTGTCCAGCCACACGCTCTGCGGGCGCACAACCATCAATTGATTAGAGACCGGCCGAATCTCTTCGAGGAATTGGGGATCAGCGTGCAGGTACGTACCACGAGCCTGTCCTGAAGGAGGGCGGGGCCGGCTGAGAGGCGGAGGAAGAGCTCCTTCTTGGACGACGGTGGGGCGGGGGCGGCCAGCTCCCCGTCGGCGAGCGGCGGGAGGCCGCCGGGGGGCAGGAAGCGGGCCCAGACGTTGTCGGAGTCGGCCGCGGCGCGGAAGGCCGGGGAGACGGCGGCTGCGCGGCAGGCGTCCCGCGGGGTCGTGCGGGCCAGCGCCGCCGAGAGGAGCTCCTCCGGCAGGCGCGCGATCTCGCACGCGCCCTCCATTGGCTCCTCCGTCCGCCGGCCGGCCGGTGTCCTCTGGTCCGACATTCGTCGTCGGAGGAGGGGAGTGGGAGGAAGTTGCGACTGGTTCGCCACGGATTTGATTCTTTTGTGTGTTCGGGTGTGGGTGTGCAGAATGCGGCCGGAGGTTTAGGGACGGAGCACGACGGAGCGGCGGGCTGAATGTGGATTAATATTTTGGGGCGACGACGCGGACGACAGTTGGAGGAGGGCCGGTTGCGGCGGCCTCGTGGGAGGCACTACGTGGCGAAGACTCTCTAGTCTCTTCGCATACATATATAACAATATTGGTACTTATCTCCCGTCCCTTCTAATTAATGAGCTAAATGAGTAACTCGTTAGCTTGGCTCACTAAACTCGTTTTGTTAACGAGCTCAGATTAAAACTCGGCTCCACTCCTTAGTCACCAAAACTGAGTCGAGCCCATTCACGAGCTACTCCTTTAGCTTGTGATTTCCGAGTTAAAATTCCATCCCTACCTCCAGGCCACCAAGGAAGAACCGCATCATGTTCAATAAAAAAAAACCGGTACAACATAGGGGCAACTCCAACGGGGATCATCAAACCATCTTAAACATTTGAAACATTGTTTTGCTTCTAGAACCTCAAACGTCCGTGAACGCGTTCAGGTGTTCAAAATCCCACAAACCGGTCACCAACTCGTGAAAAGTTTGCGGGAGTCCAAACCTCCGCCATGTAGGCCTCTAACACCCCGTCGTGTGTGGATACCGACTCGAGTATGCTTGCACTTGGGATCGATGAATTTAAATAACTTGTTGAACATCCGACCATATCAAATATAATATTTATATTTTAAACTATTTTACTTTACTAGGCCGCTAGCGGTCAAGCCGAAATGCCATTCCCTCGAAAAAAAACTATGAATAAAAAATTAAATACCAATACAACCCCTATGTATGTGTCTGTGGGCTGCTAAGTTAGCTGCCCAGTCAGCTCTGACTTAGTCAAAACCAGTTGACCGGTCAAAAACCGAATCAAGGGTTGCCTTTTGAACTATGTGGTAAGTTCAGGGTTCAATGTGACTGATTTCAATGATGAGGATTGTAAATCAAACCTATTAGTTAACATGGTACAGACGCATGCGCTCATATATACGCATATACACTCATTCTATGAATACACACgaacaccctacccctatgaacACCTCTGAGAGACCGAGTcgacatatcatcttgagattgacgaAGTCACAAAAGATGCCTCGTAGTCGACTGGAACGTCTCCTCACACTGAACGCGCATCGCCGGAAtaaaataaattcagaaataaaTGTGAGCACCATGACTTAAACCTTGATGGGCTGGAGATAGCACTGTCTCTATTCATCCAACCACATGTTAGTTCGCAAAAAAAAAACGACCATTGTATACCGAGTACTAAACATGATCATTCTCCGGGCCAGGTCGAGTTCGGGCCGGGCATGGCAAAACCCGAAGAAAAATTCCCAAACCCGAAGCACATGAACAATAGCACTTTTTAATTAAATTAATCATATTCAGGATATTATATTAATTTATTATATCTATATTTTGAATAAAATATACATACATGGCTGTTTCGGGATTTTGGGGCTTTCAGGGAGGGCTTCACGCGAGAAAGTGAAGCCAGGCCCGAATGTCGGGCTTCGGGTTTGGGCCTCCGGGCCAGGTTGTTCATGAACAGGTTTACCGAGTACTAATGCTAATCTGCCACCCTCTGAAGATAGGAGTACTCAATAATCAGTCCAAAAGCGGGTCAAATTTCTACTGATGCCGATATTTGGTCATGTAGAAGCACTGGTCGTTTATACTGACATCGCCAATGGCGGGTACATCATCTTTATGCACACAAACAGAATCCCAGATGATTGTTTCCTCTGTCTTGCCGTACTGcttattactccctccgtttctaaatataaatCTTGATTTCATTATGGAACACGTATgaatgtatatagatgcattttagagGGTAGATTCATTTATTTTGTTAACTATGTAGTTCATAAtaaaatctctacaaagacttatactTTAGGAATAGAGGGAGTAGTTCTCTGTAACAAATCTGTATAAAAATCCGTTTCCAAAAAAACCTGTATGGGAAAAGTAGAGCACTGCTGTAGCTATTGTGCATATAAAGAAGGTTGGATACAATAACAAACACAACGGGGCGGTGGCGCAGTTGGCTAGCGCGTAGGTCTCATAGCTAATGCGAGTGATCCTGAGGTCGAGAGTTCGAGCTTCCCGCAGAATCTATCCTTTCTTTCACATAATTTTTCCTCACACACATTTTCTTAAATTCGCCGTTTCTCGCTGAAGCCCTCTCTCCTTTCCTCGGCATACAACCTCTCTTTTCAGTTTAATTGAATGAATTTATCTTCTTATAAAAATCTTCACGGTTGGCCACAGGAAAAATAATCCTATTCCCGCAGAATCTATCCTTTCTTTTCCAAAAAAACCTGTATGGGAAAAGTAGAGCACTGCTGT containing:
- the LOC125515400 gene encoding F-box protein PP2-B1-like produces the protein MEEACEIARLPEELLSAALARTSPRDACRAAAVSPAFRAAADSDDVWARFLPPGGLPPLADGEPPAPAPHSSKKELFLRLSAGPALLQDRLVSVWLDRETGAKCYMLSARNLFIVWGNTPEYWTWIPLQDSRFSEGAELLNVCWFEIHGKIHGKMLSQGTTYAAYMVFQMDENSYGLNFPVQEASVSFGATNLTRKVCLQADDGDEDEDEYEYEYEEEEEEEEDEEDEDDEEEDEDDDEYYRELTDRRVVSHKENVTFPQKRADGWLELELGEFFSEGGDDGEVSISLTETKSGRWKSGLIVQGIEIRHKKSG
- the LOC125515399 gene encoding putative F-box protein PP2-B12, whose amino-acid sequence is MSDQRTPAGRRTEEPMEGACEIARLPEELLSAALARTTPRDACRAAAVSPAFRAAADSDNVWARFLPPGGLPPLADGELAAPAPPSSKKELFLRLSAGPALLQDRLVSVWLDRETGAKCYMLSARNLFIVWGNTPEYWTWIPLEDSRFSEGAELVDVCWFEIHGKIHSNMLSQDTTYAAYMVFKMADYYYGLNFPVQEASVSSGATNLTREVCLQAGEADENTHYDEGDDDEYEEEEEDVDEYYRSLTNRRVVHEENAALPQRRADGWMELELGEFLNEGGDDGEVSISLTETKSGKWKSGLIVQGIEIRRKKSG